Proteins from one Camelina sativa cultivar DH55 chromosome 8, Cs, whole genome shotgun sequence genomic window:
- the LOC104709454 gene encoding kinesin-like protein KIN-14G, whose product MAATTTSEMNNNDLPFSVVSIVEDVLQQHSTRSSDVDEEAEENSPSQVVEEKFQRTHFEHYEEQEILRNQQKHIQELKQTLNTTKAGMQLLQMKYQEDFFHLGKHLNGLAYAATGYKRVLEENRKLYNLVQDLKGNIRVYCRVRPFLPGEPTGLSAVEHIEEGTITIRVPSKYGKAGNKPFMFNKVFGPSATQEEVFSDMQPLVRSVLDGYNVCIFAYGQTGSGKTFTMTGPKELTEESLGVNYRALADLFLLSNQRKDTTSYEISVQMLEIYNEQVRDLLATDGQTKRLEIRNNSQNGINVPEASLVPVSSTDDALGDVISSLSQKTSHVPYRNSKLTQLLQDSLGGSAKTLMFVHISPEADTLGETISTLKFAERVGSVELGAARVNKDNSEVKELKEQIANLKMALVRKGNGNDVQPNSIPTNRERISRRRSLETPTIRPKLPTMGNTSSNSKPQIMDLSGPEAFSDSTASSRRHSLDIHELMKSSSPAWPRQSLEDRESKSGEWIDKHEELIQDHNPNSAEQFYQSMVPQQHSLNGGKQDFEVQSITDNESDEATASDCSDSDLLWRLSVQVNVPRVSNVQNSANPKPKKIQPRTAKLSETRSLIPSLIPAPSKRLPNTVNSQPQRPTRDGKRRLSLGT is encoded by the exons ATGGCGGCGACGACGACATCGGAGATGAACAACAATGATCTTCCTTTCTCCGTAGTATCGATCGTTGAAGATGTTCTTCAACAGCATAGTACCCGATCAAGCGACGTCG AtgaggaagcagaagaaaacagTCCGTCCCAGGTTGTAGAAGAAAAGTTTCAAAGGACACATTTTGAACATTACGAAGAACAAGAGATTCTTCGgaatcaacaaaaacacatcCAG GAGTTGAAGCAAACCTTAAACACTACAAAAGCGGGAATGCAGTTACTGCAGATGAAGTATCAAGAAGATTTCTTTCACCTAG GCAAGCATTTAAATGGTCTAGCTTATGCGGCTACGGGATACAAAAGGGTTCTTGAAGAAAACCGAAAACTGTACAATCTAGTGCAGGATCTAAAAG GAAACATACGGGTGTACTGTCGGGTCAGGCCTTTCTTGCCTGGGGAACCAACTGGTTTGAGTGCTGTGGAACACATAGAAGAAGGGACCATCACGATCAGAGTGCCATCAAAGTATGGGAAAGCAGGGAATAAACCATTTATGTTCAACAAAGTCTTTGGCCCTTCTGCAACACAAG AGGAAGTGTTTTCAGACATGCAGCCTTTGGTACGGTCAGTTCTTGATGGCTACAATGTCTGCATCTTTGCTTATGGCCAAACCGGGTCAGGGAAAACTTTCACCATG ACAGGGCCTAAGGAGCTGACTGAAGAAAGCCTAGGTGTGAACTACAGGGCACTGGCAGATCTGTTTCTTCtatcaaatcaaagaaaagacaCGACCAGCTACGAAATTTCAGTTCAGATGCTGGAGATTTACAACGAGCAAGTCAGAGATCTTCTTGCAACTGATGGCCAGACTAAAAG GTTAGAGATCAGAAACAACTCTCAAAATGGAATTAATGTGCCGGAAGCAAGTTTAGTGCCTGTCTCATCGACGGATGAC GCTCTTGGAGATGTCATCTCCTCGCTTTCCCAGAAGACTTCTCATGTGCCTTACAGAAATAGTAAACTCACTCAGCTTCTGCAGGACTCCCTCG GAGGATCAGCCAAGACGCTTATGTTTGTCCACATAAGTCCAGAAGCTGACACTCTCGGAGAAACTATTAGTACTCTGAAGTTTGCTGAACGAGTGGGAAGTGTTGAGCTAGGCGCTGCTCGTGTGAACAAAGATAACTCAGAGGTTAAGGAGCTTAAAGAACAG ATTGCTAATCTTAAGATGGCTCTAGTGAGGAAAGGAAATGGTAATGATGTACAACCAAACTCTATACCAACCAACCGTGAGAGAATATCGAGAAGAAGATCACTTGAAACTCCTACTATTCGACCCAAATTACCTACTATGGGAAACACATCAAGCAACAGTAAGCCCCAGATCATGGATCTAAGTGGACCAGAG GCTTTTAGCGATTCTACTGCATCTTCAAGAAGACACAGCTTAGATATCCATGAGCTTATGAAATCTTCTTCTCCGGCTTGGCCGAGGCAATCACTCGAGGATAGAGAATCTAAGTCAGGGGAGTGGATCGATAAGCACGAAGAACTAATTCAAGATCATAATCCGAATTCTGCTGAGCAGTTTTACCAGTCAATGGTCCCTCAACAACATTCACT AAATGGTGGGAAACAAGATTTCGAAGTGCAGAGTATTACGGATAACGAATCTGATGAAGCCACAGCAAGCGATTGCTCAGATTCCGATTTGCTGTGGCGATTGAGCGTTCAAGTGAATGTTCCCAGAGTTTCTAATGTCCAAAACTCAGCAAAccccaaaccaaagaaaattcAGCCAAGAACTGCCAAACTCTCAGAAACtag AAGCTTAATTCCATCGCTGATCCCAGCACCAAGCAAGAGACTTCCTAACACAGTAAATTCGCAGCCGCAGCGACCAACCAGAGATGGGAAACGCAGACTGAGTTTAGGCACATGA